In the genome of Zygosaccharomyces rouxii strain CBS732 chromosome G complete sequence, the window ttttctAATACTTTTTAGTAAAATaattaaaataataaatTATAAAATAACTAGGATAAAAATAAACTTTAATGAATCATGTGATTGTTTTGTCCTTATCAATTGTTTACGGGATTTGGTTGTGAGAATAAATAACTAAATATTTAAGCTATATAACTTAAGTACTgaatttccattttttccaTTCGAAGTCAGCATAGCATCTGAATTCATTGCTTAATCCATTTGCATGCTGGGGAAGGAAAGTGGTGATTTTTGAATCAGGATATAACTTGGAAATCAAGTCTGCCATTCTTTCACCGGTACAGGACATGAATCGATGTCTCAAATAACCGTTCATCGTTTTAGAGCCGTCTTTAGGTGCTAAGAGAGCTTTGGCAGTGATCGATGctgtaaaaaaaaaagttaGTACTTTATTCGTTGAGATTATCAGTAGTTGATGTCTCTAAGAACACATACAATTAGTTTGACAATTATTGTGCAAGAAAGGGGGATCAATCAAAAGACGATCGACCTTACCCTTAAGTTGATCAGTGAATTCCAACGGCTGAACATAGTCATAATAAACGTAATGATCACGCCCAGCAAGAAGTTCAAATCTCGTGTCATACTCAAAAAGATAAATATTTTTAGTGGGAATCTGCTCTTTGGGTCTTTTCAGTATTGCCGCGTACACTGATGGGGCGCTTACAACTGCAATAACAGTATCAGGGTCTGCGCCTTCAAGCAAAGCCTCCGCCAAGACGTCGGCGGTATCATCAGCATACCAGAACTGAGAAAGCTGccaatcttctttgaataGCTCCATTCCCTGaattctcttcttttcttcaaattcctCATCAGCTTGTTGCAAtagtttttcaaaattttcctGGCGCTGTTGTTCTTCCTGCTTAAACTCTTGTAAAGCTGCCAGGGCATTGCTAGAAAGAGTCCTGAATGTGTTAGTTATTTTCCAGTCATGACGTATATATCATAGCTGAAGAATTACTTACAATTCATCGTCTGATTCTGACATTTTTCGACAAGCTACAAATAAAACAGTAGATTTTAGAAGTGGAATCTAACTGCAAAGTaaaataatttttaatttttctaattgaTGGCGATGAGCTTTCGACGGACTTTTTAATTAACGGTCTAACTGATTTTTTGATAACTTTATACGtaaaaataatgatgagATGatcgatgatgaagttgtGGAACCAAAATTAAGGCTCGCAGGAGAATGATaaaacgatgaagaagtgaGTAATGGCCCAAATACCTGTCTTTCCAGATGAATTGGTCCATCTGATTTGCGAAGTGGTAGCGTATAATAAGGGTGGTATGTTAGTTTTTACTTGGTCTGATTTCTTTTTGCTCGATGTACCCATTTGACATTTAACTAACTAAATCTCTTAGAAATAACATTACCTGAACTTTGGAGAAGCTCTGAGAGTTTTGTTGGTTTGAGTGATGATAAGTTGAAAGAGTTTGTCTTTTCTTCCGTGAGTTCACACCCAGATGTTAAGCTGTATGAAGGGGGCAAGGTTTGTGACAAGCTTTACTCCGAAGTTGCAGAGAATGAAGATGCTTACACGCTGAGGATTGGTGAAGACACCTTGTGGACAATTTTGACGGGATATAGGAAAAAAGAGGCCAATATAGGTGGATTTGCATTTGAGCTTCTGCTTGAAATTGCTAAGGCTGGGGACAAGGGAATTAATACAAAAGATCTAGCCCAAGCGACTAACCAGGATCCGAGAAGTATTACTGGTAGAGTAAAAAAGATCGGCCATCTTATTTGTTCTGTCCAGATGATCTACAAGGGCCATGTCGTTAAGCTTttgaagctgaaaaggTATTCGGAAAGTGATAATGCTGTCAAACCTTACGTCAACCTGAGAGACTACCTTGGACAAATCGTTGATGTTGttaaaaaatcaaagaatggtGTGCGCCAAATTATCGACTTGAAAAGAGAGCTAAAATTTGACGTGGAAAAAAGGTTATCAAAAGCTTTTATTGCTGCTATTGCGTGGCtcgatgaaaaggaatatttgaagaaagttttGTTGGTATCTCCTACGAATCCTTCTGTAAAAATACGGTGTGTTAAGTACCTCCGTGATTATGTGCAAGAGGACAAATCTACAAATGACTTTGACTATGAAAGCGAACCAGGAGATGATCCTTTGGATGATGACAAACTTGGgttggaagaagaggacGCTTATGAGGGATTGGATAGCTCTAATGCTACCAATATTctacaagaagaaggacttcttgttcaagatgaaaaatcgaCTGGAAAAGATGATATTCTCATGAATAGGTTTTACCCAATACAAAATCAAACTTATGATATGACCGAGAAAGCGGGCCTACAGGGCATCTCAACCATGGAAGTTATAAAAAGGCTTACTGGCAGAGATTATAAGCGAGCTTTTACAAAGTCAAGTGAGTATTATGTGGAAAGCGTGGGCAAACCAAAAAACAACGTTGATGAATATAGGATTGTAAGAGTTTATGATTTCGAGGGgaggaagaaattttacagaTTCTTCACggaag includes:
- the EFM5 gene encoding protein-lysine N-methyltransferase (uniprot|Q96WU1 Zygosaccharomyces rouxii orf Hypothetical protein, highly similar to YGR001C uniprot|P53200 Saccharomyces cerevisiae YGR001C Protein with similarity to methyltransferase family members; required for replication of Brome mosaic virus in S. cerevisiae, which is a model system for studying replication of positive-strand RNA viruses in their natural hosts) — encoded protein: MSESDDELTLSSNALAALQEFKQEEQQRQENFEKLLQQADEEFEEKKRIQGMELFKEDWQLSQFWYADDTADVLAEALLEGADPDTVIAVVSAPSVYAAILKRPKEQIPTKNIYLFEYDTRFELLAGRDHYVYYDYVQPLEFTDQLKGKVDRLLIDPPFLHNNCQTNSLLAPKDGSKTMNGYLRHRFMSCTGERMADLISKLYPDSKITTFLPQHANGLSNEFRCYADFEWKKWKFST